In Gadus morhua chromosome 2, gadMor3.0, whole genome shotgun sequence, a single window of DNA contains:
- the LOC115530619 gene encoding myocardin-related transcription factor A isoform X2, with translation MLEPPAHLCVDPAPFRAQPMGNGMDKRAIRQACQSIRQVLQLKLQQRRSRQELINQGIMPPLKGSAAFHDHRRSLERARTEDFLKTKFRCRPERSELIRMHILEQTRAEPCLQATQLQLKRARLADDLNVKLSHRPGPMELIHKNILPVHSSIKRAIIDFPKASGESSSFDEDSSGSLSPEPLCSQELPEAPGPLLSPLGSLTPSPTQFLNQVPPSASSIPTKPASTTNLTNETAALPPHRDPSPTSMKSQHKMTSLAYRPKKLKDQPKIRKLKYHQYVPPDQRGGKEPPATPQLDSSYAKLLQQQQLFLQLQILSQQKLQQKLQQQQNHNTNSVNYATILPARPKDHQSPPATSSSSSSSSSAIIPTSATAPSSPPRNPSAPPASQSTLTHLRAASAGETMPQTLPSNLDEMKVAELKAELKQRHLTVSGTKSDLIERLKAYQELHAAAGMGGGIVPGTPSATITLTVPSPSSLLPAGGAAEPEARGVGGGALGNPTPPPPPSQQGHIHPSPAAAHWTVPGSSTSPSLSHTATPLPPPPPPPPPPPPPQQVMTFGCLHPSSPVSPSPHAGSPSAMSPENDYTNTTTNGLDEMSRSPPVQRCLHTHAPVATIKEEPTSCLPTAYSTQKLFVYSPTDSNAAFSPPSSTMAAATIPASISTPTLSARSGAGAQSATGSGATASPCGDRDRMLRDKDRQIEMLTRMLNQKQRLVELLRMQLEQGNRGGRLGGGGGGGRAKVPEAKVLLHIKKEPGETSPVCLASPPDHQPLRSGPPHATPHRVAVKQESAAATDVMETQLPPCPAGGPSLAAFPTLGPGGPPGPGGPPDGSGNHANGPEQQTRLQQAALQLAQQRAIQKLLLQPKNQQTQQHLLQSPGQQNQQNLQQRSQQRKKKSHKQQLKQQQQQQQQQQQQQLLSQSQPQQQQQQPQPRQSQTQPKQQVPLRPQQSVRLQSCTQQQQQQPMQQTAAPRCHQSPIQAKVQQLLHAKQQQTLVQQTPQQENQGSQLLLNQQNGSATSFNLDYLNTVVSPALLTDGNGNHFLVALTNHVSELQKTSPSENIATTQNTPKGLQATPWLPGQLAPQPDCPHNQSEDRTYPGSLKVPNRKDVGPEVAIDQSQQEGIHSLSSFFDNETLEKDALLPSVKTEEEEEVFSVLDHSLLFSPLSPASLRTPASSPGYRENPDDLFDILFQTGEISSSFKPSPDPSLDGLHTSPPLPPIPPPLSPLQRELSSPASTPPFDHLHFPHAINKVLSYLNTRQHPTLCPQEVPGPASNTTPIPSSITIKEETLVEEEEEEEEVRGAFHSSGRLEDFLESATGTPLLGAEPGSPLTLIDDLHSQLLSSSSLLEHPPSPMDTFDLHGCLADPHPGPTRFEAPGGQMVDVMEWLDLTMGTGEGLSEDTLPTDLAPLAPPTPVSVFSADFLNISDLQMGWDSCL, from the exons TCCTCCAGCTGAAGCTTCAGCAGAGGAGGTCCAGACAGGAGCTGATCAACCAGGGGATCATGCCTC CATTAAAAGGTTCAGCAGCCTTCCATGATCACAGGAGAAGCCTGGAGCGAGCCCGC ACGGAGGACTTCCTGAAGACCAAGTTCCGCTGCCGTCCAGAGCGATCGGAGCTAATCAGGATGCACATCCTGGAGC AGACACGTGCGGAGCCCTGCCTGCAAGCCACGCAGCTGCAGCTGAAAAGGGCGCGCCTGGCCGATGACCTCAACGTCAAGCTCTCCCACCGTCCCGGGCCTATGGAGCTCATCCACAAGAACATCCTCCCCGTCCACTCCAGCATCAAGCGGGCCATCATAG ACTTCCCCAAGGCGTCGGGCGAGAGCTCATCCTTCGACGAGGACAGTAGTGGCAGTCTCTCCCCGGAGCCGCTCTGCTCCCAGGAACTCCCCGAGGCTCCGGGACCTCTGCTGTCTCCCCTGGGAAGCCTTACACCCTCCCCCACGCAG TTCCTCAATCAGGTCCCGCCATCAGCCTCTTCTATCCCGACCAAACCCGCCTCCACCACGAATCTGACCAATGAAACGGCAGCGCTGCCTCCTCACAGAGATCCCAGTCCAACATCAATGAAG tcCCAGCATAAGATGACCTCTTTGGCCTACAGACCCAAGAAGCTCAAGGACCAGCCCAAG ATCAGGAAGCTGAAGTACCACCAGTACGTCCCGCCGGACCAGAGGGGCGGCAAGGAGCCCCCCGCTACCCCCCAGCTGGACTCGTCCTACGCCAAGCtgctccagcaacagcagctctTCCTACAGCTGCAGATTCTCAGCCAGCAGAAGCTCCAGCAGaaactacagcagcagcagaaccataacaccaacagcgtCAACTACGCCACCATCCTCCCTGCCAGGCCCAA GGATCACCAGTCACCCCCggccacctcctcttcctcctcctcttcctcctccgccatCATCCCCACCTCTGCtaccgccccctcctccccacccagAAACCCCAGTGCTCCCCCTGCCAGCCAGAGCACTCTGACCCACCTGAGGGCTGCCTCGGCTGGGGAGACCATGCCCCAGACTCTGCCCTCCAACCTGGATGAGATGAAG gTGGCGGAGCTGAAAGCGGAGCTGAAGCAGCGTCACCTGACCGTCTCGGGCACCAAGAGCGACCTCATCGAGCGTCTCAAGGCCTATCAGGAGCTGCACGCCGCGGCAGGCATGGGCGGGGGCATTGTCCCGGGCACCCCCTCCGCCACCATCACCCTCaccgtcccctccccctcctcactcctgccagcagggggagccgcAGAGCCAGAGGCCCGGGGCGTGGGTGGAGGAGCTCTCGGTaaccctacaccaccaccacccccatcccagCAGGgacacatccatccatctcctgCTGCAG CTCATTGGACTGTCCCAGGCTCTAGCACCAGCCCCTCCCTCAGCCACACTGCGaccccactaccaccaccaccaccaccaccaccaccaccaccaccaccacagcaaGTCATGACCTTTGGctgcctccacccctcctctcctgtttcTCCATCACCTCACGCCGGCTCTCCGTCTGCCATGAGTCCAGAGAACGactacaccaacaccaccaccaatggGCTGGACGAGATG tCGAGGTCCCCTCCAGTGCAGCGGTGCCTCCACACCCATGCTCCCGTCGCCACCATCAAAGAAGAACCCACTTCCTGTCTCCCTACGGCCTACTCCACCCAGAAACTCTTTGTGTACTCCCCCACCGACTCCAATGCAGCGTTCTCTCCTCCCAGCAGTACCATGGCGGCCGCCACTATCCCCGCGTCGATCAGCACTCCTACTCTGAGCGCCCGCAGTGGTGCGGGCGCTCAGAGTGCGACGGGGAGCGGGGCGACCGCCTCGCCCTGCGGGGACCGGGACAGGATGCTGCGGGACAAGGACCGGCAGATTGAAATGCTGACCCGGATGCTGAACCAGAAGCAGAGGCTGGTGGAGCTGCTCCGGAtgcagctggagcagggcaaCCGAGGAGGCCggctaggtggtggtgggggtggcggtaGGGCAAAGGTTCCAGAAGCCAAGGTCCTCCTCCATATCAAGAAGGAGCCCGGCGAGACCTCCCCAGTCTGCCTCGCTTCCCCGCCAGACCACCAGCCCCTGAGGTCGGGGCCTCCCCACGCGACGCCGCACCGCGTGGCGGTCAAGCAGGAAAGCGCGGCGGCGACGGACGTCATGGAGACGCAGCTGCCGCCGTGTCCCGCGGGGGGGCCGTCCCTCGCTGCCTTCCCCACCCTGGGTCCTGGGGGTCCCCCGGGACCTGGAGGCCCTCCGGACGGGTCGGGAAACCACGCCAACGGGCCCGAGCAGCAGACACGTCTGCAGCAGGCGGCGCTCCAGCTGGCCCAGCAGAGGGCTATTCAGAAGCTCCTCCTACAGCCAAAGAACCAACAGACCCagcagcacttgcttcagagcCCCGGCCAACAGAACCAGCAGAACCTCCAGCAACGCTCCcagcagaggaagaagaagtcCCACAAGCAGCAGctcaaacaacagcaacaacaacaacaacaacaacaacaacaacagctactTTCTCAATcacagccacagcagcagcagcagcagccacagccCAGGCAGAGCCAAACCCAGCCCAAGCAACAGGTGCCGCTGAGGCCGCAGCAGTCAGTGAGGCTGCAGAGttgcacccagcagcagcagcagcagccgatGCAGCAGACAGCGGCGCCGCGGTGCCACCAGAGCCCCATTCAGGCCAAGGTTCAACAGTTGCTGCACGCCAAGCAGCAGCAAACGCTGGTGCAACAGACACCACAGCAGGAGAATCAG GGTTCTCAACTTCTCCTCAACCAGCAGAATGGCTCCGCCACCTCCTTCAACCTGGACTACCTGAATACGGTCGTATCCCCGGCCCTGCTTACCGACGGCAACGGAAACCACTTCCTGGTTGCACTGACCAATCATGTGTCCGAGTTACAAAAGACCAGCCCATCAGAAAACATTGCAACCACACAAAACACTCCAAAG GGACTCCAAGCTACACCTTGGCTCCCTGGCCAGTTAGCTCCTCAGCCAGATTGTCCtcacaaccaatcagaagacaGGACATACCCAGGGTCCTTAAAAGTACCAAACAGAAAG GACGTGGGACCTGAAGTTGCAATCGACCAATCCCAGCAGGAGGGCATCCATTCCCTGTCATCATTCTTTGACAATGAGACTTTGGAGAAAGACGCGTTGTTACCCTCGGTAAAAACG gaggaggaggaggaggtgttctcAGTCCTGGACCACAGCCTCCTGTTCAGCCCTCTGTCTCCAGCCTCTCTGAGGACGCCAGCCTCCTCTCCTGGTTACAGA GAAAACCCAGACGACCTCTTCGACATCCTGTTTCAAACCGGAG aaATATCATCCTCCTTCAAACCCTCTCCAGACCCCTCCCTGGATGGCCTgcacaccagccccccccttccccctattcctcctcctctctcccccctacagCGGGAGCTGTCCTCACCTGCCTCAACACCACCCTTCGACCACCTTCATTTCCCACATGCGATAAACAAAGTGTTATCTTATCTTAACACTCGGCAACATCCGACCTTATGTCCCCAAGAGGTGCCTGGACCGGCCTCTAACACaacccccatcccctcctccatcaccatcaaAGAGGAAACACTggtggaagaagaggaggaggaggaggaggtgcgggGAGCCTTCCACAGCAGCGGGCGCTTGGAGGACTTCCTGGAGAGCGCCACGGGGACCCCCCTGCTGGGGGCGGAGCCTGGCAGCCCGTTGACCTTGATTGACGACCTCCACAGCCAACTGCTgagctcctccagcctcctggAGCACCCGCCCTCCCCCATGGACACCTTTGACCTGCACGGCTGCCTGGCCGACCCCCACCCTGGCCCGACTCGCTTCGAGGCCCCCGGGGGTCAGATGGTGGACGTGATGGAGTGGCTGGATCTCACAATGGGCACGGGGGAGGGGCTTAGCGAGGACACGCTCCCAACCGACTTGGCTCCGTTGGCCCCGCCCACGCCCGTAAGCGTCTTCTCCGCAGATTTCCTCAACATCTCAGACCTGCAGATGGGATGGGATTCATGCTTGTAA